One genomic segment of Microthrixaceae bacterium includes these proteins:
- a CDS encoding transposase, whose amino-acid sequence MTYTDRIDEIGATPSIGTIGDSFDNAMAESVNALYKTELHRNPAVLAANGGHWKELEDLELATCGWVSWFNEDRIHGELDDRSQAEVEAAHCRSRGQADAA is encoded by the coding sequence ATCACCTACACCGACCGCATCGACGAGATCGGAGCGACGCCCTCCATAGGCACCATCGGCGACAGTTTCGATAATGCGATGGCCGAATCGGTGAACGCCCTCTACAAGACCGAACTGCACCGAAACCCTGCCGTGCTCGCCGCCAACGGCGGGCACTGGAAAGAGCTCGAGGACCTCGAACTCGCCACCTGTGGGTGGGTGTCCTGGTTCAACGAGGACCGCATCCACGGCGAGCTCGACGACCGCTCCCAGGCAGAGGTCGAAGCCGCCCACTGCCGTTCACGCGGTCAGGCCGATGCGGCCTGA
- a CDS encoding transposase, translating to MASNSGGPKRPQKYPDELRERAVRMVLEIRRESGQSHGVIARVARDLGVGAQSLSGWVSRAEVDSGTRPGTSTADAQRIAELVKENRELRRANDILKAASVFFATELDGHPKRQGR from the coding sequence ATGGCAAGCAACAGTGGTGGCCCGAAACGGCCGCAGAAGTACCCGGACGAGTTGCGTGAGCGAGCGGTCCGGATGGTCCTGGAGATCCGCCGTGAGTCCGGCCAGTCTCACGGGGTGATCGCCCGGGTGGCTCGTGACCTTGGTGTAGGTGCCCAGTCCTTGAGTGGCTGGGTGAGCCGAGCTGAGGTCGACTCGGGGACCCGTCCGGGCACGTCGACGGCTGACGCGCAGCGTATCGCGGAGCTGGTGAAGGAGAACCGTGAGCTCCGCAGGGCGAACGACATCTTGAAAGCCGCATCGGTTTTCTTCGCGACCGAGCTCGACGGTCACCCGAAGAGGCAAGGCCGCTGA